CCTTGCTGCGAATTTCAGGAGGCGATGCCAGAAAACTGTTGAATGCCATAGAAATTATTGTCGGAACATCTTCTGTCAAGGATAATAAGATAGAGATTACCAATAAGACAACCACAGAAACAATTCAGCAGAATCTCACGCTCTATGACAAAAACGGCGAACAGCATTATGACATCATCTCTGCATTTATAAAATCAATGCGCGGCAGTGATCCCAACGCTACTGTTTACTGGCTGGCCAGAATGATTGAATCTGGTGAAGATCCGCTCTTTATTGCCAGGCGTATGCTAATTCTTGCTTCCGAGGATATAGGAAATGCCAATCCAAATGCTTTGTTATTGGCCAATGCCTGTTTTGACGCTGTTCATAAAACAGGTTATCCTGAATGCCGCATAATTCTTTCGCAATGTGCCACTTATCTTGCTTGCTCGGCCAAAAGCAATGCCTCCTATATGGCAATTGATGATGCACTTGCTCTGGTTAGAAAAAAGGGAGATTTGCCGGTTCCCTTGCAGATTAGAAATGCGCCAACCAGGTTGATGAAGAATATGGGCTACGGGAATGATTATAAATACGCACACAGCTTTGAAGGAAATTTCACTGAGATGGAATTTTTACCTCCTGAAATCTCGGGAACCCTTCTTTATAATCCGGGAGCAAACGCACGTGAAGAAGAGTTTCGCAACCGGTTAAAATCACTTTGGAAAAATAAATACCAATATTAATAAATTCCCCAATGAACAACATTCAGCTTCCCGAAATCAGTGGTTTGAAACATTATGCCAACCGCAATTTTTTCTTAATTGCCGGCCCTTGTGTGGTTGAAAACGAATCAATGCCCCTTGAGATAGCATTAAAAATTAACCAAATCACCACGCAACTGGAAATTCCATTCATTTTTAAAGCTTCTTATAAAAAAGCCAATCGCTCAAAATCATCCTCATTCAGCGGAATAGGTGATCAAATAGCACTTAAAAGCATCGGCCATGTAAAATCAGCACTTGGAATACCTGTTATTACTGACATTCATTCAGTTGATGATGCTTCAATGGCCGCAGAATATGTAGATGCCCTGCAAATTCCGGCTTTCTTATGCCGGCAAAGTGATTTACTTGCAGCAGCAGCAGCCACAGGTAAATGGGTTAATATCAAAAAAGGACAATTTCTTTCTCCTGAGTCGATGAAATTTGCAGTTGAAAAGGTGAAAGACAACGGAAATAATCAAGTAATGGTTACTGATCGGGGCACGATGTTTGGCTACCAGGATTTGATTGTTGACATGAGATCCATTCCTATAATGAAAAAAATGGGAGTTCCGGTAATTCTTGACATTACCCATTCGTTGCAACAGCCTAATCAGGCAGAAGGAGTAAGCGGTGGTAATCCTGCAATGATTTCAACCATTGCCATGGCCGGAATTGCAGCTGGCGCTGATGGAATTTTCCTGGAAACTCATCCTGACCCTAAAAATGCCAAATCAGACGGAGCCAATATGCTCCCACTGCATTTGCTTGAAAAATTACTGCATGATTTGGTTATTATGAGACAGGCTTATCTCCAGACGTTAGAGCCGTAATTAATAGTTATTCAGATACCCCCGGGAAGATAATTGCCGTGCTTATTTCTAAAAGCCTGGATGTAACAAAAAGAATACCCAAAATAGAAATACACATGATCATAACAAATGCGGGTCTCTTTAGCGCATGTGTATTCAATAGCACAGGAAGTCCTGTCCATAACAAATAAACACTGTATAGCCCGGGAATGAGTGTCCAGGTTAATGAAGCATGAAGATTGGCTACTACATACAACATGTAAAGTGGTGTAAGAGAATATATTATCAGTTTTCCGGAACGGATAAAATCTTTATTTGAGCCAAATTTACCGGCTAGACCATACAAGAAAATAGTAGCCAGAATAACGATAGCAACCTGGAGGATGATAAAAAAAGCAGACTGAATTAAAGGTAAAGAAAACTTGTAGGCATCAATATCCAATTCATTCTTCACGTAAAGGAAACTTCCAATGAATTGAGAAATGGCACCTGCCAATATTAGCGGAAAGGCATATGAGATAAAGACCTCTTTTAAAGAGCGTTTTTCGAGATTTATCACTTTCCATTCCCACCTGGGGAACAAAAGAATATTCCTGATTCGGCTTTGACTTTTATTATCCATTTTCCGCTGCATTTATTCAGAAACAGCATGCATAATAGCACCACTTTCGGGATGAAACATAACGTTTGACATATTTCCTGCCGGGAGATAAGTAATGAGTCCCATTTGCGAAATGATCATTTCTTTTTCAGCAATTTCCATACCTCCCACCCTAAGTGACACTTCTGCCAATTCTGGAATCCGGTAATAAAAACCATGAAGTTTTCTTGAAGCCTGTTCTCTTCTGAGAACAAAATCTTCAATGGCCTTATTGCGATTTAACGGAGTAATGATAACACTTACCGACTCTCCAACTGAACCCGATTTTTCCATTACTCCCTTATTTTTTGCAAAGCGACAAATAGTTTCCAACGTACCTTCTTTTGAAGATTCAGGCGTAACAGAAAATGTATGCTTTTCTACTGATTTCCGCTTTATTCCTTGAAAGAGAGCAAGATATTCCTTTTCCATTTTATTTAACTGGTCTATCATAAATTCAAGGCTCTCGCGCGAATAATTAACTTCCTGATAACCTGTTATCAGGCTGAATTTACTATCTTCAATCTTATAAATCAACTCTGCAATTTCGCGAGCCTGTTGCTCGGGTGTCCGTTCTGATAAACTGCGCTTCAGAACCTTTTCTTCAATTGTGGTCGTATCAATGCTGATGCGCCGGACTACCGTGTCAATTTTTTCAATAATTACAGGTTTCAGGAGTTCTCTGAATGGTTTGATATTTTCGTCTGAGTAATCGCCTGTAAGTAAAGCACTTTTCAAATTATTACTTATATTTTTGATATCGGTAAAGCCCCCGATGTATCCCTTTTCAGACATAGTAACCAAAAGCGATCTGCTATCTTTCACTTTTTCGTCAATTTCAATAAAATAAAATTGCTCAGGATCAACCTCAGAGAATGTACTTAATTCAACATTTTCAATTTCATAAGATATTGAATTTTCAGTGATTAAATCAGATAAGCCGAGTAATTTAAAAGCATAATCGGCATAAGGACCTTTGAAGCTTTCAGTTTTTACAACATCAAAATTCACCTGAATCACACTCCGGGGCAAACTATATATTATCCCATCCTTTTCGGTTGATGGGTTAGCACCTTTAAATGGCACCACATTAATTTGGCTAAAAACCGAAAAAGAAAGGCTTAAAAAGAGCAAGAGAATGACAAAACGCTTGAGTGCGTGCCTGAATGATTTCATATTAGCTGGTTTACGCTTCAAAGTTAGTGAAATTTTAAATCAATGGTTGAACCACTTTAACTCTTCACAGGGATATCTTTAGAAAAAGCAAATCTGTAATCCAGAATTAAACAACATCTAATCACTTGTTATTTAGTTATATAAAACTAAAATATCAATACTCTCAGATTAATAAAAGCATTCATTTCCATCATTACATGCATAATTTTGCTCTGACAAAAAGAATATTTGTATTTTTGGTAATGTAAATTACAATGACTTTTATGAGCAAACAATCCAGGCCTGACAAGTACTCCTCAACTGATAATCAAACACAACCTATTTTCCGTGACAGTCCTCAGCGAAGTCTGATAAAAGCCCTTACATATCGGGTGATGGCTTCAGGGGTTATGTTTGTTGTTTTTTTTATCATTTTCAGAAGCACAACCAAGCGTACTTTAAACGAGAGCCTGGGCGATGCAACACTTATTAGTATTATTGATTTTACGGTAAAACTGGCAATTTATTATTTTCATGAGCGTATCTGGTCTGGCATTATCTGGGGCAGATACTGGAAAAAAAATTATTGGGTCAGAAGAGCCTGGAAACGTGCCTATCGTAAAGCTCACAAATAGAAATAAGAAGTTTACTTTTTTTACTCCTGTTATTTCAGAAAAATATAAAAGCCCCGGGAAACACCCGGGGCTTTTATATGATTATTGAATTAACTGATTATCTCACAAACAGGAGTTCCCTGTATTTAGGCAATGGCCACAACTCATTGTCGACCAATAACTCAAGTTTATCGACATGATAGCGGATTATATCAAAATACGATAGTACATCTTCCCGATAAGCAAGGGCCTGCTTTTCAACATTATCAATAGCATTGGCAATTTTTCGGGCTTCCGTCATTTTATGAACCTCAGTGCGGATAACGGCAATATGTTCAGAAATTTCTCTGATAGTATCAAGCTGGTTTTTTGAAAGCGCTGTATAGGTTTTTGAATCAAGAACTTCTTTCAGTCCCTTTACATTTTCAATCAACTGGTTTTGATATCTGATAGCAATAGGAACAATATGGTTGATGGCCAAATCACCCATTACCCTGGACTCAATCTGAACTTTTCGTGTATAATTTTCAAGTTTGATTTCGTAACGGGCTCGGACTTCACGTTCAGATAGCACCTGATGCTCTTCAAACAACCTGATGGCTTCCTTTCTAAGCAAACTCTTAAGAGCATGCGGGGTATCGGGTATATTTGACAAACCTCTTTTAGCTGCTTCTTTCACCCATTCTTCACTATAACTGTTTCCTTCAAACCTGATACGTTTCGACTCGGCAACGTATTTCTTAACAACCCTAAAGATTGCATCTTCTTTTTCAACGCCGTCAGCCATAAGTTTATCTGCTTCCTGTCTGAATTTGCGAAGTTGATCAGCAACAATCAGATTAAGAGCTATCATAGGTTTAGCGCAGCTGGAAGTTGAACCAACAGCTCTGAATTCAAATTTATTGCCTGTAAAAGCAAAAGGAGATGTTCTGTTACGGTCAGTATTATCAAGCAGAATTTCAGGAATTTTAGGAATATTGATGTTCATTCCTTTTCCGCTTGTTTTCCTTTTAAGGGAAGCTTTATCAAGTTTTTCAATCTGGTCGAGAGTATCGCTTAATTGAGAGCCGATAAAGGCTGAAATAATAGCAGGAGGAGCCTCATGGCCACCCAGTCTGAGATCATTACCAGCCGAAGCTATATATGCTCTTAACAAATCGGCATGAGTGTCAAGGGCTTTGAGAATACTCGAGAGAAAAACAAGAAATTGCAGATTTGCCTGTGGAGTTTTACCAGGCGACAAGAGATTTTCGCCTGTATTAGTACTCATTGACCAGTTATTGTGCTTCCCTGAGCCATTTACACCTGCGTAAGGCTTTTCGTGCAGTAATACGGTATAACCATGACGTTTACCAACTTTTTCGAGCAAATGCATAATCAGCTGATTGTGATCAACGGCAACATTTACTTCCTCATAAACAGGAGCACATTCAAATTGATTGGGGGCAACTTCATTGTGCCGGGTTCTTACAGGAATTCCCAAACGATGTGCTTCATATTCAAATTCACGCATAAATTCAATCACTTTTTCAGGAATAATACCAAAATAGTGATCAGATAACTGTTGATCTTTTGCACTTGAATGACCAAACAATGTCCGACCTGAAAGTGATAAATCAGGTCTGGCATTATATAAGGCGGTGTCAACCAGAAAATACTCCTGTTCCCATCCCAGTGTAGCAAAAACTCTTTTTACATTTTCATCAAAATACTGACATACCGCTGTAGCTTCGCGGTCAAGCGAACTGGAAGCTTTGAGCAGAGGTGTTTTATAATCAAGAGCTTCTCCTGTATAAGAAACAAAAATGGTAGGAATACAAAGTGTGCGATCCATTATAAACGCAGGAGAAGTGGGATCCCAGGCAGTATATCCCCTGGCCTCGAAAGTATTGCGAATTCCGCCGCTGGGGAAACTCGAAGCGTCAGGTTCCTGTTGGATTAATTCATTCGCATTAAAAGCTTCAATTGCATGTCCGTCGCCTGTTGGAAAAACAAAAGCATCATGTTTCTCTGCGGTTGAGCCAGTTAACGGATGAAACCAATGGGTAAAGTGTGTGGCTCCCTTGCTTAGCGCCCACGATTTCATAGCTGAAGCTACCTGATCGGCTATTAATCTATCAATTTTTACGCCCATTTCGGCGGCATGCACTACAGAATTGAAAGCCTCTCTAGACATGTATTCACGCATAACTGACTGATTAAATGCCAGTTCACCGTAATAATCGGATATCCTATCCGGATAAACAGGCAATTGCCTTCGCGGACGTGCCATTGCCATTTCAAGCGCCTTAAATCTGATGTTGCTCATGAGTAATAGTGTTAAATGAAACAATGATTGAAAACAAACTGCAAGTATTTTTGTTGATTGCAGCTTGTTTTCTTTTCATTTCTTTAAAACCTTTAGTGTGTGAATTACTTTTTTCTGGTAAGGATTAGCAATCCTATAAAAGTGAATAATCCATTGATAACCAGCAATTCAAAGCCAAAAATGTAGCCTTTGAGTAACCAGGAAGAATTCACACTAAGGAAATAGCTTAGGATTGGCGATAGAATCGCGACAAGAGGCACCCATTTATCGTTCACCTCAAACTTCGTAAACAGGCCAAAAGTGTATAAACCGAGTAATGGTCCATAAGTATAACCTGCAATTGTAAATAACTTGTTTATAACAGATTGATCGCTGATTGATCTAAAAATTACGACAAGTAAGGTAAGAAACACAGCAAAACTGAGGTGTATTCCCATTCTCACTTTAATTTTTTTGCTTTCAGGCCATATTTTCTTTTTAAGCCCGATAATATCCACACTGAAAGAGGTGGTTAAAGCAGTAAGTGACCCGTCTGCGCTCGAGAATGCCGCAGCTACAAGTCCAATCATAAATACGATACCAGCAAAAGCCCCATGATATTTAAGTGCTATTGTCGGAAATAAATCATCCGTGCTGACAGGAACAGGGACTCCTATTTCCGAAGCATATAAATATAATAGAGCGCCTAAAAAAAGAAATAAAAGATTTACCGGAACCAACATCCAGCTGAGCAAATAAATGTTTTTCTGAGCATCTTTAAGATTTCTGCAAGTAAGATTCTTTTGCATCATATCCTGATCGAGCCCTGTCATCACTACGGCAATAAAAGCACCACTGATAAATTGTTTAAGAAAAAAGCGCTTATCGTTAATATCTGTATAGAGAATTTTAGAATAATCACTTTTATTTACTTTTTGCAACAAATCATGCAAGCCAAGACCCAAATCTGTTGAAATAAAATATACTGAAACAGCCACCGCCGCCAACATAAAAGTAGTTTGAAGTGTATCTGTCCAGACAATCGTTTTTATACCACCTTTGAAAGTATATAAAAGTATAAGCCCCATAAAAAGGGACACATTCACAAAAAAAGGAATGCCCCAACTATCAAATACAAAGAGCTGAAGTACATTTACAACAAGATAAACCCTGAATGATGAGCCGATACTGCGCGATAACAAAAAAAAGGACGACCCGGTTTTATAAGTATTTTTCCCAAAACGTTGTTCAAGATAGCTGTAAATTGAAGTCAGGTTTCGACTATAATACATCGGCAACAGCACCTGTGCAATAAAGGCATACCCTACCAGATACCCAAAAACAATCATCATATAGGAAAACCCTGATGAACCTACTTCGCCAGGAATTGAAATGAAAGTAACTCCTGATAAAGAAGCACCAATCATCCCATAAGCAACTACAAACCAGGGTGATGATTTATTTCCGGAATAATAAGTTTCGTTGTTGGATTTTCTGCCGGTTATAGCAGCAATAATAAAAAGGAGGGCTGAATAAGATAAAAAAATTGCTACAATCGCTAATGGATGCACGTTAAACAGTTAAGTGATTCCTTATCTCAAATTTTTTGCAAAGGTAATCAAATCAGGGTAAACAAAATCGACTAATTTCGGAAATTTTCTTGCCATTTCAGCACTACCAATGAATACTGTTTTCATTCCCAGTCGTTTACCAAACAAAATATCTCCAAAAGAATCTCCAACCATCACTGATTTTTTAAATGAAATTTCTTTAAAATCTTTTTTAGCCAATAAGCCCATACCTATTGAAGGTTTGCGGGTAAAGTGCTTTTCGCTTTTGAGATAGGGAGAAAAATAGACTTTATGAATAACACCTCCAGCATGTTCAACAGCTTGTAGCATATGAATGTGAATCTCATTTAATTCATCTATAGTCATCAATCCTTTTCCTACCCCCTGCTGGTTAGTAACTACCACAATTTTTTGGAAAAGTGCTGAAAATATTTTGATGGCCTCCAGTGTCCCATCAATAAAATGAAACAACTCCTTTGACTTCACATAATCATCAGGAATTCTTTCATTAATAACGCCATCCCGGTCGAGAAACAGCGTCCAGTTTTTATCGATCTTTAAACTCATTGAATTCTTTTTGAGCTCTTAAATAATCATCTGGAATGCCAATATCAAGAAAGTAGTCGCTAAAAATTTGGGCTTTATACCACCTGGGATCTAATTTTTTTTCAAAAAAATCTTTTTCAAGTGAGAACTTTTCAGGAAAGTCAAGTCCATTAAAATACCTTGCTTTAATCAGATATATTCCACCATTGATAAAACCAGAAGCTGCACGGTCTGATTTTTCATGAAAACCTAGGATACTACCATCAGATGAACATTCAACCAAGCCATACCTTGAAGCATTCTCAACAAAACGCAAGGCTACTGAAACTTTAGCCAGTTCTTCAATATGTCTTTGAAAAAACTGATCGAGGTTAATGCAAAACAAAGTATCGCCATTCATCACCAAAGCGTGAGGAGAAAGTACATGTTGAAACGCAAGTTTCACTGCTCCTCCTGTCCCAAGTGGTACATCTTCTTTAGAATAAACCAATTCTAGATTTTTGTAACTATTACCGAAGTAATCCTCAATAGCATTACTCAGGTAACCGGTTGAAAGAATTACCCTTTTAAACCCGAATTGATTAATAAAGTCAAATTGATATTCAAGAAAAGGATTCCCATTGACAGGAGCCATAGCCTTGGGTAGATTTTGCACAGAATCGCGTAACCTGGTACCAAGTCCTCCTGCCAGAATAATGATATCGGGGAAATCCATAAACATGTTAGCGAGGGAATAATTTTGCTTCAACCAATTCGCAAATGATATGGCCAACTGTAATGTGCGATTCCTGAATTCGTGGGGTATCTTTTGAAGGAATATTTAAGAGCACATCAGATAAATCCTTCATTTTACCACCGGTTGCACCAGTGAAGCCAATATTTATCATACCCAGTTCCCGGGAAGTCTGCATTGCCTTAAGAATATTGGAAGAATTTCCAGACGTAGAAATTGCGACTAAAACATCTCCTTTTACACCCTTTGCTTTAACCAGTCTTGAATAAACTTCATCGTATGAATAGTCATTGGCAACTGCTGTCATATAACTTGAGTTAACATGCAACGCTTCAGCATCTAAGGGGCTTCTGTCATAATAAAACCTTCCTGAAAATTCAGCTGCCAGGTGCTGGGCATCTGCAGCACTTCCACCATTTCCACAGAAGAGTACTTTTTTGCCATCCACAAAGGCCTTCACAATTACGTTGACAGTTTCCTCAATACGATTTAACAGCTGCGTGTCTTCCATTACTGATTTTTTTACATCAACAGAAGATTGCAGTATTTCTTTGATACGATTTTGCATTGAACTTCAATTTTGCGGCAAAAGTAATTAAAACTCACCTTCCGGGGAGGTACAATCAATAAAAATCACAGATTAGATAGTCCAGGTGGTAAGCCCGACGGTAGTAAAATCATAACGTTTAGACTCGCCACCATACTTTTTGAGTGCATCAATCACATATGACCTTGACTCACCCGGGCAATAAAAAATCATAAAACCTCCGCCCCCAGCACCACTAATTTTCCCGCCTGAAGCACCATTTTTGCGGGCTGTTTCATAAATATCATCCAGCAATGGATTGGTAATTTCATCTGCCATCTGTTTTTTAAAAGTCCACCCAAAATCAAGAATTTCTCCAATTCGGTCAAGATCACCTCTAAGCAAGGCTTCCTTCATCATAACCGATTGTTTTTTGAGTTGATGCATGGCTTCAATAGACTTTACATTATTGCTGATAACATTAGCTGATTGAGCCTCAATGATTTTTGAAGAGAATCGACTGGTTTGCGTATAAAAAAGCACCAGATTATGCGCCAGTTCATTCAGATAAATATCTTTAATTCGCAAAGGATTAACAATGACTTTATCATTAGCAGAGAACTCCATAAAGTTAACTCCACCAAAAGTGGCAGCATATTGGTCCTGCTTTCCACCAGCCATTCCCAGGTCATTTCTCTCAATTTCGTATGCAAGCCTGGCTAAGTCATACTCACCCAAGGGAAGTTTAAGCCATTCTGCAAAAGCACCCAGGATGGCCACAACGAGCGTTGAAGAAGTTCCTAATCCAGAGCCTGCGGGAGCATCAACGCGGGTTGAAAGTGTAAATGACAGCGGTTGATGACTGAAATCCTTAACAATGCGGTTGTAAATCCCTCTGTGAAGATTTAAAATACCATTGACTGGCAGAGATTCCGCTTTTTCAAATTCGTAGTACTCATTCTTATCTATTGAATGAAATACAATTTTCCCATCAGTTCGAGGAACGATAGTAGCATAAGCATAAAGGCTTATGGTAGCGTTTAAAATTGCGCCCCCGAAAAGGTCGGAATAGGGTGATACATCAGACCCTCCCCCTGCAAGTCCTATTCTAAGTGGTGCCTTACTTCTGTAAATCATTGAATTCTAAACCTATTTTTTATTACATAGAATGACTTTTTGGTTTAAATAGCCCTGGTCAGTCAAGAGAAGAACAGTATAAATTCCATTTGCAAAACCAGACAAATCGAATTGAACCCCTGCAGCACTATTTAAAGAAGTAAAATCTCCATGTTCGAAAACCAACTTTCCGTCCATTCCTATAACCTTTAAACTTTGAAAATTTACAGGATTTCCACCCTTGGTAACATTAATTATACCATCGGTGGGACTAGGAAATATATTTACTTGCTTTTCAACACTTTGAGCATCTATACCCAATGCTGATGATCTAACAGTATCGCAAAAAGTCAACAAGTTACAATTATTTGACACGGTTAAACATACTAAATACGCTCCATCAGAATTATATTGATGTACGGGTTCTTTCAAATAAGAATAAAAGCCATCGCCAAAATTCCAGGTATATTGTGCTTCTGGATCATTTAACATTGGGACAAATGAAACAGAATTTTGATAATTTTGAAAACTAAATTGTGCGTCCACTAAACTACACACATTCACGGAATCGCAAGTAGTTATTGTATCACAACCGTTACTCGCTGTAAGACAAACATTATATTTCCCTTGAGTTTGGTATGTATGAACAGGCTCTAAAAGACTTGAATAAAAACCATCACCAAAATCCCACCAATAATTGGTATTATTTTCAGGAATAAGAGTAAAACTTACTTCTTTCGGCATACCTGTTAATGAAAAAGCAAAACTGGGATCTGGTGTTACACAAGAAATGAACTCTATTTCCAATAATGGTCTCTTGGATGGGTCAATGTGATTACTTGAAGCAAATACTAATGAGCTATATGTCTCCTCCTCCAACAGTTTCATTAAAAAACCATAATTTTTTTCCGGGTTTTTATGGAAATAGTCTATTTGATTAGTCACATCAATATTAAGATAATCCTGAGTTTTATATTGCGACTGAGGTAAGATGATTGAATTCGCTAAAGTTGTTGAGGGTTGATCATCCCATTTTGTTTGATATTGATCCCAATCAGAAGTTATCATTAACAGATACGATGAATTATTTCCGGCATGCAATTGTTGATGTCCTGAGGTTGTATTACAAAAAAGTGACAATCTTGCACCCAATATTATTGAACCTGATGGAATTGCTGAAAGATCGAACTTGATTAAACTTCTTTGAATAAATGCACCCAAATTTACTGTCCATGCATTCGCAATAAAATCATCATCATGCCAGATTGGAAAATCCATATCTGTCCTAACTTCAGCATCATAGCCATCTTGAGGACCAGGCCGGATTGCAATGCTTTCCACATTTTGAGCCTTCGTTTGAACGCCCAATAAAATAAACAATAGCCCAATAACAATAGGTTTCAGGGATTTCATATTGAAAATTTATTAATATTTATACTAAAATTAAAATTTCTCAATCACATCCAATAATCCATTCCATGAAAACCTATCCCTTTCGATTTTCACATTTTCAATGAATTCATTTTCCCGTTTTTCATTATAATATTTATAGATAGCCTCCCTTATAGCAGCTGGGTTAGGATTAACAACATATCCAACTTTCCCATCTGGTATCATTTCGGAAAGACCTCCAACATTAGTAGTAATCATAGGTTTTCCAAAATGATAAGCAATCTGTGTTACTCCACTTTGAGTAGCATGCTTATACGGTTGTACAACGATGTCGCAAGCACAAAAATACAAATAAACTTCAGTATTCGGAATAAAATTAGTTCTTAATTCAATATAATCTTCTAATTCATATGTTTTAATTAAATTTAAGTACCTATCCTCATTACCATAAAATTCGCCTGCAACAAGAAGTTTCAAAGATAAATCCTTGATCTTATTGTCATTAATTGCTTCTAACAATAAGTCAAGTCCCTTATAATCACGAATAAATCCAAAAAACAATAAATATTTTTTATCCAGATCAAGATTCAGTCGGTTCTTTGCCTCATCTTTAGAAATTGAGTCACCGAAATTATCATATAGGGGATGCGGATAATATACTTTGGGTTTCTTTTGATCAAATTTACCTAAATCTTGTAGAACTGCTCTTGACATAGCAATGAATGCATCAACTGAATTAACAAAATACTTAACAAGTGGTATATCACCCATTCTTTTCTCATGTGGTATAATGTTATCTGTAATTGCAATAACCCTGGTTTTACTTTTCCATCGTAAAATCCTACAAATAGTCCCCAAACAAGGTGACATAAAAGGAAGCCAAAACCTGACAACAACAAAATCAGGCTTTAATCTACTAATTTCCATCGCTGTTAGTACCCAATTTACTGGATTAATAGAATTAATCCTTACTCGTATATTAAGATTTTCTGGTGGAGGTTCATTAGAAAACTGAGTAGTTCCAGGGAATAAAAATGATGGATATTGCAAACTAAAAGTAAAAATTACAACATCTTCACCTCGCTCCATAAATGCTTTAGCTAACCGTTCATTAAACGTTGTAATCCCTCCCCCTCTCAGCGGATAAGCAGAACCAATTATAACAACTTTCTTTTTGGGTTGCATCAATGTATTTTATATGCTTGTATTTCAATCAGTTGATTTAGCTTTCTTCTTCAACCAGATAATGGTTGCGATCACTCGAGCTTCTGCTTATTAATTCTCCTAAAAATCCGGCAAGAAATAGCTGAGACCCTAAGACCATGGCTAAAAGACCAAGGTAAAAAAGTGGTCTTTCGGTCA
This Lentimicrobiaceae bacterium DNA region includes the following protein-coding sequences:
- a CDS encoding dehydrogenase, giving the protein MIYRSKAPLRIGLAGGGSDVSPYSDLFGGAILNATISLYAYATIVPRTDGKIVFHSIDKNEYYEFEKAESLPVNGILNLHRGIYNRIVKDFSHQPLSFTLSTRVDAPAGSGLGTSSTLVVAILGAFAEWLKLPLGEYDLARLAYEIERNDLGMAGGKQDQYAATFGGVNFMEFSANDKVIVNPLRIKDIYLNELAHNLVLFYTQTSRFSSKIIEAQSANVISNNVKSIEAMHQLKKQSVMMKEALLRGDLDRIGEILDFGWTFKKQMADEITNPLLDDIYETARKNGASGGKISGAGGGGFMIFYCPGESRSYVIDALKKYGGESKRYDFTTVGLTTWTI
- a CDS encoding HAD-IIIA family hydrolase, with translation MSLKIDKNWTLFLDRDGVINERIPDDYVKSKELFHFIDGTLEAIKIFSALFQKIVVVTNQQGVGKGLMTIDELNEIHIHMLQAVEHAGGVIHKVYFSPYLKSEKHFTRKPSIGMGLLAKKDFKEISFKKSVMVGDSFGDILFGKRLGMKTVFIGSAEMARKFPKLVDFVYPDLITFAKNLR
- a CDS encoding DNRLRE domain-containing protein, yielding MKSLKPIVIGLLFILLGVQTKAQNVESIAIRPGPQDGYDAEVRTDMDFPIWHDDDFIANAWTVNLGAFIQRSLIKFDLSAIPSGSIILGARLSLFCNTTSGHQQLHAGNNSSYLLMITSDWDQYQTKWDDQPSTTLANSIILPQSQYKTQDYLNIDVTNQIDYFHKNPEKNYGFLMKLLEEETYSSLVFASSNHIDPSKRPLLEIEFISCVTPDPSFAFSLTGMPKEVSFTLIPENNTNYWWDFGDGFYSSLLEPVHTYQTQGKYNVCLTASNGCDTITTCDSVNVCSLVDAQFSFQNYQNSVSFVPMLNDPEAQYTWNFGDGFYSYLKEPVHQYNSDGAYLVCLTVSNNCNLLTFCDTVRSSALGIDAQSVEKQVNIFPSPTDGIINVTKGGNPVNFQSLKVIGMDGKLVFEHGDFTSLNSAAGVQFDLSGFANGIYTVLLLTDQGYLNQKVILCNKK
- a CDS encoding D-sedoheptulose 7-phosphate isomerase, giving the protein MQNRIKEILQSSVDVKKSVMEDTQLLNRIEETVNVIVKAFVDGKKVLFCGNGGSAADAQHLAAEFSGRFYYDRSPLDAEALHVNSSYMTAVANDYSYDEVYSRLVKAKGVKGDVLVAISTSGNSSNILKAMQTSRELGMINIGFTGATGGKMKDLSDVLLNIPSKDTPRIQESHITVGHIICELVEAKLFPR
- a CDS encoding sodium:solute symporter, with amino-acid sequence MHPLAIVAIFLSYSALLFIIAAITGRKSNNETYYSGNKSSPWFVVAYGMIGASLSGVTFISIPGEVGSSGFSYMMIVFGYLVGYAFIAQVLLPMYYSRNLTSIYSYLEQRFGKNTYKTGSSFFLLSRSIGSSFRVYLVVNVLQLFVFDSWGIPFFVNVSLFMGLILLYTFKGGIKTIVWTDTLQTTFMLAAVAVSVYFISTDLGLGLHDLLQKVNKSDYSKILYTDINDKRFFLKQFISGAFIAVVMTGLDQDMMQKNLTCRNLKDAQKNIYLLSWMLVPVNLLFLFLGALLYLYASEIGVPVPVSTDDLFPTIALKYHGAFAGIVFMIGLVAAAFSSADGSLTALTTSFSVDIIGLKKKIWPESKKIKVRMGIHLSFAVFLTLLVVIFRSISDQSVINKLFTIAGYTYGPLLGLYTFGLFTKFEVNDKWVPLVAILSPILSYFLSVNSSWLLKGYIFGFELLVINGLFTFIGLLILTRKK
- a CDS encoding NTP transferase domain-containing protein, producing the protein MDFPDIIILAGGLGTRLRDSVQNLPKAMAPVNGNPFLEYQFDFINQFGFKRVILSTGYLSNAIEDYFGNSYKNLELVYSKEDVPLGTGGAVKLAFQHVLSPHALVMNGDTLFCINLDQFFQRHIEELAKVSVALRFVENASRYGLVECSSDGSILGFHEKSDRAASGFINGGIYLIKARYFNGLDFPEKFSLEKDFFEKKLDPRWYKAQIFSDYFLDIGIPDDYLRAQKEFNEFKDR
- a CDS encoding glycosyltransferase — translated: MQPKKKVVIIGSAYPLRGGGITTFNERLAKAFMERGEDVVIFTFSLQYPSFLFPGTTQFSNEPPPENLNIRVRINSINPVNWVLTAMEISRLKPDFVVVRFWLPFMSPCLGTICRILRWKSKTRVIAITDNIIPHEKRMGDIPLVKYFVNSVDAFIAMSRAVLQDLGKFDQKKPKVYYPHPLYDNFGDSISKDEAKNRLNLDLDKKYLLFFGFIRDYKGLDLLLEAINDNKIKDLSLKLLVAGEFYGNEDRYLNLIKTYELEDYIELRTNFIPNTEVYLYFCACDIVVQPYKHATQSGVTQIAYHFGKPMITTNVGGLSEMIPDGKVGYVVNPNPAAIREAIYKYYNEKRENEFIENVKIERDRFSWNGLLDVIEKF